In Rhodanobacter humi, the genomic stretch GCACCTGCTCGAAACCCGCCGCCGCAAGGCCGAGCAGCTTCTCGCGCGCGCTGGAAAGGCGGGGCAGCGGCTCGGATGAGAAATAGGTGCGCGGCAGCGGCTCGAACGTCACCACCGCCGGTGCGCAGCCCAGGGATCGCGCGCGGCGCTGCACTTGCGCGAACAAGGCCTGGTGCCCCCGATGCAGGCCATCGAACGCGCCGATGGCCACCACGCTGCCGTTGGGCGCCAGGCAGGGGCCTGCGATATCGCGGGAAAGTTTCGTCATCGCGAAAGTATATCGGGCAAGCATTCGCACGCGAATGCCGGAGAAGCAGGCCGTTGCGAAACGTGCGGCCACGGATGGCCGCTGCTTGATCTTCGCGATCAGGGATGATCGCAATCACACAGGACGCCGGTCGGGATTCATCCCGACAGCATGGGGAGTGTCGGGCTGAAGCCCGACCTACACCGCCCGCAAGTCCTTCAGGCGCAGACCCGCCGCAAGCAGCGTCGCGACATATGCCGCCCCGCCCGCGGCCACCAGCACGGCAAGGCGCCAGACCCGGGTGAAAGTGGCGGCGTGGTCCCAGTCCGGCCACAGCCAGCGCCCGAGCAGCAGCACCGCCATCATCGCGACGCAGGCCAGCACCAGCCGCAGCCAGTGGCGCAGCCAACCCGGCTGGCGTTCGTACACGCCGGCGCGCTTCAGCCAGTGCCACAGCAGCACGAAGTTGAGGTAGCTGGACAGCGTGCTGGCGATACCCAGCGCCAGGTGCAGGCCCGGCACCTGCGCAATGCCGGACAGCCAGCTCTCCTGGCGCACCGCGGCCGGCGCCCACAGCTCGAACAGCAACGCGATGAACAGGAAGTTGCCCAGCATGTTCACCACCAGCGCCGCCACGCCGGCGCGCACCGGGGTCCTGGTGTCCTGGCGCGAATAGAACGCGGGCAGCAGCACCTTCACCAGCGCAAACGCCGGCAGGCCGCAACTCAAGGCCAGGATCGACAGCACGGACATGCGCGTGTCGAACGCGTTGAAGCGGCCATGCTGGAACAGCGTGGCCACGATCGGCTCGGACAGCAGCAGCAGCGCGCACATCGCGGGCACCGAGATCAGCAGGGTGAGCCGCAGGCCCCAGTCCAGCGCCCGCGAGAAACCTTCGCGATCCGTGTTCACGTGATGCCGCGACAGCGAGGGCAGCACCACCGCGCCCAGCGCCACGCCGAACACGCCCAGCGGGAGTTCGAGGAAGCGGGTGGACAGCGACAGCCAGCTCTGCGAACCGGTGACCAGCAGCGAGGCGATCACGGTATCCAGCAGCAGGTTGATCTGCGCCACCGAGGAACCGAACAGGGTCGGCACCATCAGCCGGAGAATGCGCTTGACCTCGGGATGACCCCAGCCCCAGCGCGGCCACACCAGCAGGTCCAGCCGGCGCAGCGCCGGCAGCAGGAA encodes the following:
- the murJ gene encoding murein biosynthesis integral membrane protein MurJ, with translation MFRGLLSFSSMTMVSRVLGLVRDMSLNVVFGANAVTDAFWVAFRIPNFMRRLFAEGSFSTAFVPVFTEVKEKGTHEDLKELMARVSGTLGAVLLVITALGLIFAPQVATVFEPGALDQPHKFDLTIDLLRLTFPFLLCVSLTALAAGALNSFHRFALPALAPVILNICMIVGALWLSKRLAVPIMAMGWAVLVAGVLQLLFLLPALRRLDLLVWPRWGWGHPEVKRILRLMVPTLFGSSVAQINLLLDTVIASLLVTGSQSWLSLSTRFLELPLGVFGVALGAVVLPSLSRHHVNTDREGFSRALDWGLRLTLLISVPAMCALLLLSEPIVATLFQHGRFNAFDTRMSVLSILALSCGLPAFALVKVLLPAFYSRQDTRTPVRAGVAALVVNMLGNFLFIALLFELWAPAAVRQESWLSGIAQVPGLHLALGIASTLSSYLNFVLLWHWLKRAGVYERQPGWLRHWLRLVLACVAMMAVLLLGRWLWPDWDHAATFTRVWRLAVLVAAGGAAYVATLLAAGLRLKDLRAV